In Drosophila santomea strain STO CAGO 1482 chromosome 3L, Prin_Dsan_1.1, whole genome shotgun sequence, a single window of DNA contains:
- the LOC120450493 gene encoding protein disabled isoform X2 — protein sequence MQTLRKKTSPCKYRNDPGRFFGDGVQFKAKLIGILEVGEARGDRMCQEALQDLKMAIRAAGEHKQRITIHVTIDGLRLRDEKTGDSLYHHPVHKISFIAQDMTDSRAFGYIFGSPDSGHRFFGIKTDKAASQVVLAMRDLFQVVFELKKKEIEMARQQIQGKSLHDHSSQLASLSSLKSAGLGGMGLGHSDLASGGISSGHALTLLGSSLSTTNGTSRLGVNLDVAKASGSAAKEVSPESVADLVDLEQELTSLQRGISQMERITPNEPTTTSTGGPGHPSLAKSASEDDPFGDSFIYVPSYSILPPPPDSGRNRHKPPTKTPDAVTSLDAMLSPPPGISSSQGSATAVLHAADNDDDNWLQELDQQNDVFDTSKVVSQSGLGSVLAMAPLASSESTATPTQQLTEVAVGSGPLADLDIGLSTSSGNEEQSSIMLSLDAFTDLDPLGTGRTRPYVDKKYFFQELKNPPKKLLKELSSGSQAGLSLGLSLGQPDGLFPEDSTTISTTTTTATNITAGNPLQNSANTLTSTASTAASLGQLLSTVAPNSNPDPLPAPISIPTSTSHSITPSAELKLLLGHVTNPPNPTGHYYTTEPPTLTSLENPHPPADPVLLPRDTDPFSPTRKKSDPDPFQESDLFAKLDAFEFEAPPAAPAPSIPNLAPEPKANVFNGPLQVQLPPEKELQLQQPPSTVRNRPTASVSAIPSGGALDVISSISNKKMPHLFGQARSFGKSGSDIGSSVNMRRLQESDSLSETEAAPEPPPRPDSTPYSEPPPLPPKKQFSDLVIRPSPANPTPPPTTGRYEYLNSNVTARRTLSSVDAPPIPLPSRRVGRSDGCFPGPGRPRKPGHTEDDYLAPLGAPPPLLPPPSQGSSARARPQRQASLGRPQDIYENKAEILQAQAQAQAQAPEVAPTSNALAPDITLTQLLTLGMDDLAIKLNVPASKLSTMTLVQLTAYLSEYLSSEKSQVHSQERRSSPANTAPAPASTAAVFKVNFDQQTSFVAKFDDTFGEDEPVMPSASSDSTFVANFANFNEAPTPLPTVSPVVATVPSADRYAVFREIIDQELQQQQQETDLMGDLTPPPVDETQVKEIPEGLEVNSVGAELPIDALDVKPAPKIDTKITEVVAQAKDRYAALRDIILVENLFDKPAIAAGTQPEKEKDLLQDFPEFSDEFNEDHDLRQIMDHQNVQSLARDRHGLVDSRGFPTEPSSSALTVGDDDEDEDADAGGESSLDSNEKDAEPVSGQDQYEKLSTSTQQLDAAAPVLEDVQQQQSLPPKQDQKFLSVLTAPGGGTKDDIEIDELMHRAISNLSLDSRDRVSPATSSAAPSRGAPGLHTPSQFNDVSTSPIPLQKPGMGPSPVPSQLSAVSQLIDTATKQMMCDKDREKQSWATFDSPKAKGKARLTLPPPPPPASNTSQPDTVESPCSSDPRDDGWSKQQRRWAKKERQHTSSSSRDLSPWDDETPDYLKRRQLAAAQMAHPHQPPMQAPPQHTDRHGYYMRHARRMNSCDEDYEYDAEFVARRDQQQHQQQQRKFKQGLSRSRDNFELESPSWYHHPAHHTWSPQEMEQARVRSFERAAYERSSYGPPPPIYDKRGQLRGKYRGDHRDRERERDRDREYRDYAHPNYDFDYENVYEERGGRSPLAYKPGRGGGDYLYDRERDRERDRKSFDRESLESYESATRRRRSFGSGNDVYGSLDSRDDYRGDRERDRERDREQMKTRSLRKPTTTSGKLRISGDIDYEQDSEQDFQQRSGVRSLQRPSQIGGDVVLPSNAVVGPQRLRKSSGSSPWDGEEPALPGQKSWKRPASAAETERRLAESRRAAALGQTPSDGEKERRFRKKTRARSTKDLATVGAPSASTSAPSRSGYGRGIRDNYDYICPGQRNDDDDDDDEDYVDDEPPTDEDKFERLNRRRHEMHQRMLESERRQMERHQPPSLAKLPGQNRTRGVVVNSDYGFVDSYEQTPTPTPRSNASSTGPGGLMMSGGESSAGVTSSKFNFDDGFESDFNQSSPPPAPAGTASSCNSTPAGPVSANANNGGSKSLFRFSNDFSDREKREQFEMETPPTSTPPITQKLRFDDNVKVSQFDDAAFEDDFAKASFDFEKEQASSGTAGAGGSGAMSRKQNMRTSKLQQRQELIKKSESVNIFAKKQEDPFEDDEFFKSPDQEQGMDQHNDDAEGGKFQWSEDANFAKFDENM from the exons ATCGCAATGATCCGGGACGCTTTTTCGGCGATGGCGTTCAGTTCAAGGCAAAGCTCATCGGCATTCTGGAG GTGGGCGAGGCCCGAGGCGATCGGATGTGCCAGGAGGCGCTGCAGGATCTGAAGATGGCCATCCGGGCGGCTGGAGAGCACAAGCAGCGGATAACCATCCATGTGACCATCGATGGACTGCGGCTGAGGGATGAGAAAACTGGGGACTCCCTGTACCATCATCCAGTGCATAAGATCTCCTTCATCGCCCAGGATATGACGGATTCGAGGGCCTTTGGCTATATCTTCGGATCGCCGGACAGTGGTCACCGGTTCTTCGGCATCAAGACGGACAAGGCGGCCAGCCAGGTGGTGCTGGCCATGCGCGATCTCTTTCAGGTAGTTTTTGAGCTAAAGAAGAAGGAGATTGAGATGGCGCGCCAGCAGATCCAGGGAAAGTCCCTGCACGACCACTCCAGCCAGCTGGCCTCCCTGTCGTCGCTGAAGTCCGCCGGCCTGGGCGGCATGGGTCTGGGCCACTCGGATTTAGCCAGCGGAGGAATCTCTTCCGGCCATGCCCTCACCCTGCTGGGCAGTAGTCTAAGCACCACGAATGGAACAAGCAGGCTGGGCGTCAATCTTGACGTGGCCAAGGCATCCGGATCGGCGGCCAAAGAG GTTTCTCCGGAATCGGTGGCCGATCTGGTCGACTTAGAGCAGGAGCTAACCTCGCTTCAGCGGGGAATCAGTCAGATGGAAAGGATAACGCCAAACGagcccaccaccaccagcactgGTGGTCCTGGCCATCCATCTTTAGCGAAATCAGCCAGCGAGGACGATCCTTTCGGAGATTCATTTATCTATGTGCCCTCCTATAGCATCCTGCCACCGCCACCTGACTCCGGACGCAACAGGCACAAGCCGCCTACCAAAACGCCTGATGCGGTGACCAGTTTGGATGCTATGCTCTCGCCACCTCCTGGTATTAGTAGCTCCCAAGGCTCAGCCACCGCAGTACTGCATGCTGCAGATAACGACGATGACAACTGGCTGCAGGAACTGGACCAACAAAATGATGTCTTTGACACTTCCAAAGTGGTGAGCCAAAGTGGATTGGGTTCCGTTTTGGCCATGGCTCCGCTGGCCTCCAGCGAATCCACGGCCACTCCCACCCAACAACTGACGGAGGTAGCTGTAGGATCTGGACCTCTTGCTGATCTTGATATCGGCTTAAGTACGTCATCGGGAAATGAGGAGCAGAGCTCGATCATGTTGTCATTGG ATGCGTTCACGGACTTGGATCCGCTAGGCACAGGACGCACCAGGCCGTATGTCGATAAGAAATACTTCTTCCAAGAACTGAAGAACCCGCCGAAGAAGCTGCTCAAGGAGCTCAGCTCCGGCAGCCAGGCGGGTCTCAGCTTGGGTCTCTCTCTGGGTCAGCCGGATGGCCTCTTTCCGGAGGATAGCACCACCATCtccacaaccaccaccacagcTACTAACATCACCGCAG GAAATCCGCTCCAGAACTCGGCTAACACACTAACATCCACCGCTAGCACCGCCGCCAGTCTGGGACAGCTACTGTCCACGGTTGCTCCCAATTCCAATCCCGATCCGCTTCCCGCTCCCATTTCCATACCAACATCTACTTCCCATTCGATCACCCCGAGCGCTGAGCTGAAACTGTTGCTTGGCCATGTCACTAATCCACCTAATCCCACCGGCCACTATTATACCACAGAACCGCCAACGCTGACCTCGCTGGAAAATCCCCATCCGCCGGCGGATCCTGTACTTCTGCCCAGGGATACGGATCCGTTCTCGCCCACTCGCAAAAAGAGCGATCCAGATCCCTTCCAGGAGAGCGATCTCTTTGCCAAACTGGATGCCTTCGAGTTCGAGGCTCCGCCGGCGGCTCCAGCCCCCTCGATTCCAAATTTGGCACCGGAGCCAAAAGCCAATGTATTCAATGGACCACTCCAGGTGCAACTGCCACCAGAGAAGGAGTTGCAGCTTCAGCAGCCCCCGAGCACGGTGAGGAATCGTCCAACCGCATCTGTTTCCGCTATTCCAAGTGGCGGAGCCCTAGATGTCATCTCCAGTATAAGCAACAAGAAGATGCCGCAtctttttggccaggccagATCATTTGGCAAATCGGGGTCGGATATTGGTTCGAGTGTTAACATGCGACGCTTGCAGGAGAGCGATTCATTGAGTGAAACAGAGGCTGCTCCCGAGCCACCGCCGCGTCCAGACTCGACTCCGTACTCGGAACCACCGCCCCTGCCACCCAAGAAGCAGTTCAGCGACCTGGTCATCCGACCGTCACCTGCAAATCCCACTCCACCGCCCACTACCGGCAGGTATGAGTATTTAAACAGTAACGTCACGGCCAGAAGAACTCTCTCCTCTGTTGATGCACCACCCATTCCATTGCCATCGCGCCGTGTGGGTCGCTCTGATGGCTGCTTTCCGGGTCCGGGAAGACCACGAAAACCTGGACACACCGAGGATGACTATCTAGCTCCGTTGGGAGCTCCACCGCCATTGCTGCCGCCGCCCAGTCAAGGATCATCTGCTCGCGCGAGACCTCAACGGCAGGCTTCGCTAGGCAGGCCGCAGGATATCTACGAAAACAAAGCGGAGATACTGCAGGCTCAAGCTCAGGCGCAGGCCCAGGCTCCGGAAGTAGCTCCCACTAGCAATGCCTTGGCTCCCGATATCACCCTAACCCAATTGCTCACGCTGGGAATGGATGACTTGGCGATCAAACTTAACGTTCCCGCCAGCAAACTGAGCACCATGACTCTGGTCCAGTTGACAGCCTATCTCTCGGAATATTTGTCCAGTGAAAAAAGTCAAGTTCACAGTCAAGAGAGGAGATCTTCGCCGGCCAATACGGCTCCTGCGCCAGCATCCACAGCTGCTGTGTTCAAGGTGAACTTTGATCAGCAGACCTCCTTTGTGGCCAAGTTCGACGATACTTTTGGGGAGGACGAACCAGTAATGCCTTCGGCTTCTTCGGACTCCACCTTTGTGGCGAATTTTGCCAACTTCAACGAGGCTCCAACTCCGCTGCCAACAGTATCGCCAGTGGTTGCCACAGTACCATCAGCAGATCGGTACGCCGTGTTTCGCGAGATCATCGATCAGGAgcttcagcagcaacagcaggaaACGGATCTTATGGGCGATTTGACACCGCCGCCAGTGGATGAGACCCAAGTCAAGGAAATTCCAGAGGGCTTGGAGGTGAACAGTGTGGGTGCGGAGCTACCAATTGATGCCTTAGATGTCAAGCCTGCGCCCAAGATCGACACAAAAATCACCGAAGTGGTGGCCCAGGCCAAAGATCGTTACGCAGCCCTGAGGGACATTATCCTAGTGGAGAATCTCTTTGATAAGCCAGCGATTGCAGCCGGCACTCAACCTGAGAAGGAAAAGGATCTGTTGCAGGACTTTCCCGAATTCAGTGATGAGTTCAATGAGGATCATGACCTACGCCAAATTATGGATCATCAGAATGTGCAGAGTCTGGCTCGCGATCGCCATGGTTTGGTTGACAGTAGGGGCTTTCCAACAGAGCCTTCCTCCTCCGCCTTGACAGTGGGCgacgatgacgaggacgaggatgcTGATGCGGGTGGTGAGAGCAGCCTTGATAGCAATGAAAAGGATGCAGAGCCTGTCAGTGGCCAGGATCAGTATGAAAAGCTTTCCACGTCCACGCAACAGTTGGATGCAGCTGCTCCGGTTCTAGAGGatgtgcaacagcagcaatctCTGCCTCCAAAACAGGATCAGAAATTCCTCTCTGTGCTAACAGCTCCCGGTGGTGGAACGAAAGATGACATCGAGATCGACGAGCTCATGCATCGGGCAATTTCGAATCTCTCCCTGGACTCAAGGGATCGAGTTTCGCCTGCCACCTCTTCTGCAGCTCCATCGCGTGGGGCTCCTGGCTTGCACACGCCCTCGCAATTCAATGATGTCAGCACATCGCCGATTCCCCTCCAGAAACCAGGCATGGGTCCTTCGCCTGTGCCCTCGCAGCTGTCGGCAGTGTCCCAACTGATCGATACCGCAACCAAGCAAATGATGTGCGACAAGGATCGGGAAAAGCAATCTTGGGCTACTTTCGATTCCCCGAAGGCAAAGGGCAAGGCCAGGCTAACGCTtccgccaccaccacctcctgcCTCCAACACTTCGCAACCGGACACGGTAGAGTCGCCTTGCAGTTCGGATCCCCGGGATGACGGCTGGTCAAAGCAACAGCGTCGCTGGGCGAAGAAGGAGCGCCAGCACACATCCTCATCATCCAGAGATCTAAGTCCCTGGGACGATGAAACGCCGGACTATCTGAAGCGGCGACAGCTGGCCGCCGCTCAAATGGCTCATCCCCATCAGCCACCAATGCAAGCACCACCTCAACACACGGATCGGCATGGATACTACATGAGACACGCCAGGCGGATGAACTCGTGCGACGAGGACTACGA GTACGATGCGGAATTTGTTGCACGTCGCgatcagcagcaacatcaacagcagcagcgaaagtTCAAGCAAGGACTCTCTCGCAGCAGGGATAACTTTGAGCTGG AATCTCCCAGCTGGTACCATCACCCGGCGCACCACACATGGTCGCCTCAGGAGATGGAGCAGGCGCGGGTCCGATCCTTCGAACGTGCTGCTTACGAGCGGTCCAGCTATgggccaccaccacccattTACGACAAACGTGGTCAACTAAGGGGCAAATACCGTGGAGATCACAGGGATAGGGAGAGAGAGCGAGATCGCGACCGAGAGTATCGGGACTATGCGCATCCAAACTACGATTTTGACTACGAGAATGTCTACGAAGAGCGTGGAGGGCGTTCTCCATTGGCCTACAAGCCAGGAAGGGGTGGTGGTGATTATCTGTACGACAGAGAAAGGGATCGGGAGCGCGATCGCAAATCCTTCGACCGGGAAAGTCTCGAGTCCTATGAGAGCGCCACCCGACGTCGTCGCAGTTTCGGCAGTGGAAACGATGTTTATGGCAGCTTGGATAGTCGCGATGATTACCGTGGAGATAGGGAGAGGGATCGTGAACGTGATCGCGAACAGATGAAGACCCGTTCCCTACGAAAGCCCACAACTACGTCTGGAAAGCTCAGGATAAGTGGCGACATTGATTACGAGCAGGACTCGGAGCAGGACTTCCAGCAGCGATCTGGAGTACGAAGCCTGCAGCGTCCCAGTCAGATAGGCGGTGATGTGGTGTTGCCTTCCAATGCCGTAGTGGGTCCACAACGATTGCGCAAAAGCAGCGGCTCCAGCCCCTGGGATGGAGAGG AACCGGCCTTGCCCGGTCAGAAGTCTTGGAAGCGTCCAGCCAGCGCGGCTGAAACCGAAAGGCGACTGGCTGAGAGTCGCAGAGCGGCAGCTTTGGGTCAAACTCCCTCCGATGGAGAAAAAGAGCGAAG ATTCCGAAAGAAGACCCGAGCCCGCAGTACCAAGGATCTAGCCACCGTCGGTGCTCCCAGCGCAAGTACTTCTGCCCCGTCCAGATCAGgctatgggcgtggcatcaGGGATAACTATGACTATATCTGTCCAGGCCAGCGtaacgatgacgacgacgatgatgatgaggacTATGTGGATGATGAACCGCCAACGGATGAGGATAAGTTCGAGAGGCTGAACCGCCGGCGACATGAGATGCACCAGCGTATGTTGGAGTCCGAGCGTCGGCAAATGGAACGCCATCAGCCGCCATCGCTGGCGAAGCTTCCTGGCCAGAATCGTACGCGAGGCGTGGTGGTTAACAGTGACTACGGTTTCGTGGACAGTTATGAGCAGACTCCAACTCCCACGCCACGTTCGAATGCCAGTAGCACCGGACCGGGTGGTCTGATGATGAGTGGCGGGGAGTCCTCCGCTGGAGTTACCAGTTCCAAGTTCAATTTCGACGATGGCTTTGAGTCTGATTTCAATCAGAGCTCACCGCCGCCAGCGCCGGCAGGTACCGCATCCAGTTGCAATTCCACGCCAGCGGGTCCAGTTTCGGCAAATGCAAACAACGGCGGATCAAAGAGCCTGTTCCGCTTCTCCAATGATTTTTCGGATCGCGAAAAACGGGAGCAGTTTGAGATGGAAACACCGCCGACCTCAACACCACCAATTACGCAGAAACTGCGATTTGATGATAATGTGAAGGTCTCCCAGTTTGACGATGCTGCCTTTGAAGATGATTTCGCGAAAGCatcatttgattttgaaaagGAACAAGCGAGTTCTGGCacagcaggagctggaggatcAGGTGCCATGAGCAGGAAGCAAAATATGCGAACCAGcaagctgcagcagcgccAGGAGCTCATCAAAAAATCCGAGTCGGTGAAcatatttgccaaaaaacaggaGGATCCCTTCGAGGATGACGAGTTCTTCAAATCGCCGGATCAGGAACAAGGGATGGATCAGCACAATGATGACGCCGAGGGCGGCAAGTTCCAGTGGAGCGAGGACGCGAACTTCGCAAAGTTCGATGAAAACATGTGA